In the Candidatus Baltobacteraceae bacterium genome, one interval contains:
- the ggt gene encoding gamma-glutamyltransferase: protein MLISSTIGARETPRNTVATGAHAAVATDQRLASETGLRILRQGGNAVDAAVAIGYTLAVTYPSAGNLGGGGFMTVRLANGDSHFVDFRETAPAAATTNMYLDATGGIIPDASTVGPLSGGVPGTVAGLEYARAKYGTRSRHELMRDAIDDAEQGFLLSDADAAVFARARKALMWFPTTAAILVAGGETPKAGSVFRQPDLAQTLHRIDTEGAAGSYQGAIAKELASAVRDSGGIITEADLAAYRIVERVPLKCKYHGVTIVTAPLPSSGGVTMCEIPGILANDRPAPPVRSFMNAHLEIEAERRAFLDRNTQLGDPAFVPSRATALLNASYLSRLRKSIATDRATTSSSLSPGIATHEGSNTTNYSVVDVAGNAVDVTYTLNNGFGSDFVAGSTGVLLNDEMDDFATKPGAPNMFGLVQGIANAIAPGKRPLSSMAPSVVVNGSGHPMLVVGAAGGPRIITTTLDAIRAVVDFHQDTVTALAAPRMHMQWLPDLVYAETATFDPTTLAQLSASGYTVKIGRSGTDANAVGILANGVRMGAHDPDSPTGAALAY from the coding sequence ATACTAATCTCGTCGACGATCGGCGCACGCGAAACTCCGCGGAATACGGTCGCGACCGGTGCTCATGCAGCGGTAGCGACCGATCAGCGATTGGCATCAGAGACGGGATTGCGCATTCTCCGGCAAGGCGGAAACGCGGTTGATGCCGCCGTTGCCATAGGATACACGCTTGCGGTGACCTACCCGAGCGCCGGCAATCTGGGCGGCGGCGGTTTCATGACCGTGCGTTTAGCCAACGGCGATTCACACTTTGTCGATTTTCGCGAAACGGCACCGGCCGCAGCAACGACCAACATGTATCTCGACGCAACCGGCGGCATAATTCCTGACGCCAGCACAGTCGGTCCACTATCAGGCGGCGTTCCAGGCACCGTTGCCGGGCTCGAATACGCGCGCGCGAAGTATGGCACGCGCTCGCGGCACGAGCTGATGCGTGATGCGATCGATGATGCAGAACAAGGCTTCCTCCTTTCGGATGCTGATGCTGCGGTGTTCGCTCGCGCCCGGAAAGCGCTGATGTGGTTTCCTACAACGGCCGCTATCTTGGTAGCTGGTGGTGAAACACCAAAAGCGGGTTCGGTTTTTCGGCAGCCGGATTTGGCGCAGACGCTTCACCGAATCGACACGGAAGGCGCAGCAGGCTCTTATCAAGGCGCAATTGCGAAAGAGCTGGCCTCCGCGGTCCGCGATTCTGGCGGAATTATCACGGAGGCCGACTTGGCTGCGTACCGCATCGTTGAACGCGTTCCGCTAAAATGCAAGTACCACGGCGTGACAATTGTGACTGCCCCTCTTCCAAGTTCCGGCGGCGTCACGATGTGCGAAATCCCGGGCATCCTCGCCAACGATAGGCCGGCGCCACCCGTACGGAGCTTTATGAATGCGCACCTCGAGATCGAAGCTGAGCGGCGCGCCTTCCTTGACCGAAATACGCAGCTCGGCGATCCTGCGTTCGTCCCATCTAGAGCGACAGCTTTGCTCAATGCGTCATATCTATCACGTCTGCGGAAGTCGATAGCTACGGATCGCGCGACGACGTCAAGCTCGTTGTCCCCCGGAATCGCCACGCACGAAGGGTCTAATACGACGAACTACAGCGTCGTCGACGTTGCGGGCAATGCGGTCGACGTGACGTATACGCTCAACAATGGCTTTGGAAGCGACTTTGTGGCGGGGAGCACAGGCGTTCTGCTCAATGACGAGATGGACGATTTTGCAACAAAGCCTGGTGCGCCAAACATGTTCGGCCTCGTTCAAGGGATCGCAAACGCGATCGCACCTGGGAAGCGCCCACTATCCTCGATGGCGCCATCCGTTGTCGTAAACGGATCGGGACATCCCATGCTCGTCGTTGGAGCAGCTGGTGGTCCGCGGATCATTACGACAACGCTCGACGCCATTCGCGCCGTCGTGGATTTTCATCAGGATACAGTCACCGCGTTAGCCGCTCCACGGATGCACATGCAATGGCTTCCAGATCTCGTATATGCGGAGACCGCGACGTTCGATCCGACGACGTTAGCGCAGCTTAGTGCATCCGGTTACACCGTCAAGATCGGTCGGAGCGGTACCGACGCTAACGCCGTGGGCATACTGGCAAACGGCGTGCGCATGGGAGCGCACGACCCGGATAGTCCAACGGGAGCTGCTCTTGCTTACTGA
- a CDS encoding helix-turn-helix transcriptional regulator, with amino-acid sequence MLTDHPLGASDYFGNLLRRSVAGPFVITEGAFSSGSALPAHSHDIPYFTFTLRGRYRERCGPRQRLCTPGTAVAHPAFETHAQEFADEPALLIRVALAPGEAEPEVEAALENPLCITSSSIARIVSHMHDELGRTDESSEMIMEGLAYELTGMALHAEGSGGGSRRRALNARAFIRSSLRYPVSLTVLSNQIGVSRATLYRDFKSAFGYTPGDFLRQTRLTAAATLLRKTKMPVSEISAACGFFDQCHFGRSFRETWGVSPSAYRRVTE; translated from the coding sequence TTGCTTACTGACCACCCGCTGGGAGCCTCAGATTACTTCGGGAACCTGCTCCGACGCAGCGTTGCGGGTCCATTTGTCATCACCGAAGGCGCTTTCAGCAGCGGTTCTGCGTTGCCGGCGCACTCGCACGACATTCCGTATTTCACCTTCACGCTGCGTGGAAGATATCGTGAACGCTGCGGCCCTCGCCAGCGTCTTTGCACACCGGGGACCGCAGTCGCCCATCCCGCATTCGAAACGCATGCGCAAGAATTCGCAGACGAACCCGCACTCCTGATTCGAGTCGCGCTGGCGCCGGGCGAAGCCGAACCCGAAGTAGAAGCCGCCCTCGAAAACCCACTCTGCATAACGAGCTCCTCGATCGCTCGCATCGTCTCGCATATGCACGATGAGCTCGGACGCACCGACGAATCGTCTGAGATGATCATGGAAGGTTTGGCGTACGAGTTAACGGGCATGGCGCTCCACGCCGAGGGTTCAGGCGGCGGCAGCCGCAGACGAGCGCTCAATGCCCGTGCCTTCATACGTTCGTCGCTACGATATCCGGTTTCTTTAACAGTCCTGTCCAATCAGATCGGCGTCTCGCGTGCGACACTCTATCGCGATTTCAAATCTGCGTTCGGCTACACTCCCGGTGACTTTCTCCGGCAAACTCGACTGACTGCCGCCGCGACTCTGCTGCGCAAAACAAAAATGCCGGTCAGCGAGATTTCCGCCGCATGCGGCTTCTTCGACCAGTGTCACTTTGGCCGCAGCTTCCGCGAAACGTGGGGTGTCTCGCCGTCGGCATACCGGCGCGTAACCGAATGA
- a CDS encoding S9 family peptidase, with protein MVGLLALLLLVPQTAAGSSPGIPLKTYLSLTDVAWISTSPDGLRIAYTSEESGSWQLWVVDTDGSHRRQLTRGVDSVHGAWWIPGDAHTILYTMSHGGSDVDQLYTIRDDRSGSVALLPHEKNVTHLFGAFSPDGSKIAFSSNRRNEQAFDVYVLDRKTATARRVYTSTQSANATAWSPDARRLLVQVVHNPYNADLYAVDLRSGRPTLLTPHTGEANFDSSQFTPDMRAVVCVSDLHNEFHAIQRIDLATRTTRPIVDIPHDIDQVLVSPDGRLMTYIVNNDGYGNVIVADSSGRAIDQPSMPPYIAENLIYAKHGTLLLYAASGPTFPKVIWSYDLQSHKTTQILKPNFHGIPPASLSEPQIIHVRSFDGRMIPAWYFKPKKNSGKPAVFLDIHGGPELQDRAWFYPFAQYVVSRGYALLDPNIRGSEGYGRTYLHAANGRKRENAVKDIGALHDWLVASGGADAGNIFIDGASYGGYIVLASLYHYPYAFAGGIDFYGVADWVSFLQNTGEVRSARESIYGSLAHDRTFLESISPLKHVSEIKRPVFIVAGKNDTIVPVAQSERIAAALRRNGVPVQLRVFPNEGHGISNLKDLMAAYQWMMAFVQQYARK; from the coding sequence GTGGTGGGACTCCTCGCCCTGCTGCTTCTCGTCCCGCAAACCGCGGCAGGCAGCAGCCCCGGCATTCCTCTCAAAACCTATCTCAGCCTGACCGACGTCGCATGGATATCGACTTCTCCGGACGGTTTGCGCATCGCGTACACGTCGGAGGAAAGTGGCAGCTGGCAACTCTGGGTCGTCGACACCGACGGATCGCATCGAAGGCAACTTACGAGGGGCGTGGATTCGGTGCATGGCGCGTGGTGGATTCCCGGCGACGCGCACACGATTCTGTACACCATGTCGCACGGCGGGAGCGACGTCGATCAACTCTACACGATTCGCGACGATCGTTCCGGCTCTGTGGCATTGCTTCCGCATGAAAAGAACGTCACGCATCTCTTCGGCGCATTCTCGCCCGACGGTTCCAAAATCGCATTCTCATCGAACCGCCGAAACGAACAAGCCTTCGACGTATACGTCCTGGACCGCAAAACGGCAACGGCCCGGCGCGTCTATACCAGCACACAATCTGCCAACGCAACTGCTTGGTCACCGGACGCCCGCAGACTCCTAGTGCAGGTCGTCCACAATCCGTACAATGCCGACCTGTATGCGGTCGATCTGCGGAGCGGCAGGCCGACTCTGCTTACGCCGCACACGGGAGAAGCAAATTTCGATAGCTCACAGTTCACGCCCGACATGCGGGCCGTCGTCTGTGTTAGCGATTTACACAACGAATTCCACGCGATTCAGCGCATAGATCTCGCAACGCGCACGACGCGGCCAATCGTCGACATTCCGCACGATATCGATCAGGTTCTCGTTTCGCCTGATGGCCGACTCATGACATATATTGTGAACAATGACGGTTACGGCAACGTCATAGTCGCCGACTCATCGGGACGTGCAATCGACCAACCCTCGATGCCTCCCTACATTGCGGAGAACCTCATTTACGCGAAGCACGGTACTCTGCTGCTGTACGCAGCGTCCGGTCCAACGTTCCCGAAAGTCATTTGGTCTTATGACCTTCAATCGCACAAGACGACGCAGATTCTGAAGCCGAATTTCCACGGTATTCCGCCGGCAAGTTTATCAGAACCTCAGATTATCCACGTGCGCAGCTTTGACGGCAGGATGATTCCCGCGTGGTATTTCAAACCGAAGAAAAACAGCGGCAAGCCGGCAGTTTTTCTCGATATTCATGGTGGCCCTGAACTTCAGGACCGCGCTTGGTTCTATCCGTTCGCCCAATACGTCGTGTCGCGCGGCTACGCATTGCTCGATCCCAACATCCGCGGAAGTGAGGGGTACGGTCGAACCTACTTGCATGCGGCCAATGGCCGCAAACGCGAGAATGCCGTCAAGGACATCGGCGCCTTGCACGATTGGCTCGTTGCCTCCGGTGGCGCCGACGCCGGAAATATTTTCATTGATGGTGCATCTTACGGTGGCTACATCGTGCTGGCGAGTTTATATCACTACCCCTACGCGTTCGCGGGGGGAATCGACTTTTACGGCGTTGCGGATTGGGTGAGCTTCCTTCAAAACACCGGCGAGGTTCGATCAGCGCGGGAAAGCATCTACGGAAGCCTAGCCCACGATCGGACGTTTCTAGAATCAATTTCACCGCTCAAACATGTCTCCGAGATCAAGCGCCCCGTCTTCATCGTCGCCGGCAAGAACGACACAATCGTACCCGTCGCGCAGAGCGAACGCATCGCAGCGGCACTTCGCCGTAACGGCGTCCCAGTGCAGTTGCGTGTATTCCCGAACGAAGGCCACGGCATCTCGAATCTCAAGGATCTCATGGCAGCGTATCAATGGATGATGGCGTTCGTACAGCAGTACGCACGCAAGTAG
- a CDS encoding xanthine dehydrogenase family protein molybdopterin-binding subunit, with protein MADSYTRVVSKVPKPRRWIGEPVPRKEDPALLVGEGHFIDDLEPFPNIHHAAILRSPYAHARIKSIDVSGALALDGVAGVVTGREVAAACKPFAVGIETQPVFYPCAIDKVRYVGEPVAVVVARDRYVAEDALELIQVVYEPLDAVVSIDDALEHGPALHENIGSNVVHDRTFVYGDVDGAFANAEHVVRARFDFPKYASTPIETYGVIAKHERGNDSYVVHANFHGPFVLQAVMAGALSVPSHRLRIIVPPDIGGSFGIKAHVYPYIVLISLASKLCGVAVKWIEDRLEHLIAASSSTDRVTWAQAAVLRDGTILGLRLDQVDNVGAYVRAPEPACLYRMHGTVTGAYRIPVVGIRNRLVTTNKLPTGLNRGYGGQEQYFTLERLIALTARELRLDHAEVVRQNLIRKDEFPYHAPAGSIYDSGDYEAAFERALELAGYDALIARRAHARAEGRHSGIGIACVVEPSGSNMGYISVALPRELRERSLPKSGCTEGATVAIDPLGSITVRLSTTPQGQGHATVAAQIVAEELGVTPDAVDVVAEMDTRTSAWSIASGSYSSRFAPVAAVAIRDAARKVGRKLRAIAAHQFEVAPEDVVLAEAAAYTLDGSHNASLKRLAGTAHWHPLGLPPGMEPGIYETAHFTIDVLAPPDANDRVDSSAVYGFMSDICYVEIDPDTSRVDVRSYVTVHDCGTVLNSKIVEGQIRGGFAHGLGGALFEELVYEEDGGPRSGTLVDYVIPSATEIPLVSIDHVDVKSPFTPLGAKGVGEGNAMSVPVAIANAVADALGIDTVALPLTPSRVFSLMQAQTPE; from the coding sequence GTGGCAGATTCGTATACTAGGGTCGTAAGCAAGGTCCCGAAACCGCGACGATGGATCGGCGAGCCGGTGCCGCGCAAAGAAGATCCCGCGCTGCTGGTCGGCGAGGGACACTTCATCGATGATCTCGAGCCCTTCCCGAACATCCACCACGCAGCGATTCTGCGCAGCCCGTACGCACACGCGCGAATAAAAAGCATCGACGTAAGCGGGGCACTCGCGCTCGACGGCGTCGCCGGCGTCGTAACCGGCCGGGAGGTCGCGGCTGCGTGCAAGCCGTTCGCCGTCGGAATCGAAACGCAGCCGGTTTTCTATCCCTGCGCCATCGATAAAGTGCGTTACGTGGGCGAACCGGTTGCCGTCGTCGTCGCGCGCGACCGGTACGTCGCTGAAGATGCGCTCGAGCTGATCCAGGTCGTGTATGAGCCTTTGGATGCGGTCGTATCGATCGATGATGCGTTGGAGCACGGCCCAGCATTGCACGAGAACATCGGATCGAACGTCGTTCACGACCGTACGTTCGTCTACGGAGATGTCGACGGCGCATTCGCTAATGCCGAGCACGTAGTTCGCGCGCGCTTTGACTTCCCCAAATACGCGTCGACGCCGATCGAAACGTACGGCGTTATCGCAAAACACGAGCGTGGCAACGACAGCTACGTCGTTCACGCCAACTTCCATGGTCCGTTTGTCTTACAAGCAGTCATGGCCGGCGCGCTAAGTGTTCCGAGCCACCGTCTGCGGATCATCGTGCCTCCCGACATCGGCGGCTCGTTCGGGATAAAAGCCCACGTCTATCCGTACATCGTGTTGATCTCGCTCGCGAGCAAACTTTGCGGCGTCGCTGTGAAGTGGATCGAAGACCGCTTGGAGCACCTGATCGCTGCCTCGAGCTCGACCGATCGTGTCACGTGGGCGCAAGCCGCGGTGCTGCGAGACGGGACGATCCTAGGACTTCGTCTCGATCAAGTCGACAACGTCGGCGCCTATGTCCGTGCGCCTGAGCCTGCGTGCCTCTATCGTATGCATGGCACGGTGACGGGAGCCTATCGCATTCCCGTCGTCGGAATCCGAAATCGACTGGTGACGACAAACAAGCTGCCAACCGGCCTCAACCGGGGTTACGGCGGACAAGAGCAATATTTCACGCTGGAACGCTTGATCGCGCTCACCGCGCGCGAGCTCCGTCTCGATCATGCCGAGGTCGTGCGGCAAAACTTGATTCGAAAGGACGAGTTTCCATACCACGCACCGGCTGGGTCAATCTATGACAGCGGCGACTACGAAGCGGCGTTCGAGCGCGCGCTCGAGCTCGCCGGGTACGACGCGTTGATCGCGCGACGCGCACACGCGCGCGCCGAAGGTCGCCACTCCGGAATCGGAATTGCGTGCGTCGTCGAACCGTCCGGCTCGAACATGGGCTATATCTCGGTTGCATTACCGCGCGAGCTTCGCGAGCGATCGCTGCCGAAATCAGGTTGCACGGAGGGCGCGACGGTCGCAATCGATCCGCTCGGTTCGATTACGGTACGGCTTTCAACCACGCCACAAGGTCAAGGTCACGCGACCGTAGCGGCGCAGATCGTGGCCGAAGAGCTCGGCGTAACACCCGACGCGGTCGATGTTGTAGCCGAAATGGATACCCGAACGTCGGCATGGTCGATCGCTTCGGGCTCGTATTCGAGCCGCTTTGCGCCCGTGGCAGCCGTCGCGATTCGCGACGCCGCGCGAAAGGTTGGCCGCAAACTTCGTGCCATCGCTGCGCATCAATTTGAGGTCGCGCCCGAGGACGTCGTGCTCGCGGAAGCGGCGGCGTACACGCTCGACGGCAGTCACAACGCGTCGCTCAAGCGGCTCGCCGGCACCGCGCATTGGCATCCGCTCGGCCTTCCACCCGGCATGGAGCCCGGAATCTACGAGACGGCGCATTTCACGATCGACGTGCTTGCGCCGCCGGATGCGAACGATCGCGTCGATTCCTCCGCCGTCTACGGATTTATGTCCGACATCTGCTACGTCGAGATTGACCCGGACACATCACGAGTCGACGTTCGCTCTTACGTTACGGTGCACGATTGTGGAACGGTCTTGAATTCCAAGATCGTCGAAGGTCAAATCCGCGGTGGATTTGCTCACGGTTTGGGTGGCGCACTTTTCGAAGAGCTCGTCTACGAGGAAGACGGCGGTCCGCGTAGCGGGACGCTCGTCGACTACGTCATCCCGTCAGCTACCGAAATTCCGCTCGTGTCGATCGATCACGTTGACGTCAAATCACCTTTTACGCCGCTCGGAGCAAAGGGTGTTGGCGAAGGAAACGCGATGAGCGTTCCGGTGGCGATCGCGAATGCCGTTGCGGACGCACTCGGGATCGACACGGTCGCGCTCCCGTTGACGCCGAGCCGCGTCTTTTCGCTCATGCAGGCGCAGACGCCGGAATGA
- a CDS encoding zinc-binding dehydrogenase: MRGVVFTGDRNLELRTFPDPAPGPGEVVIELKASGMCGSDLKVYRHSKSAGGDLAFGFADPGEIIAGHEPCGIVAAVGADVTEKQARIGARVMQFHYAGCGFCAQCRSGWGQLCLEGVKTIFGVTGNGAHAKYLKCPANTLVHLPDELSFETGAAISCGTGTAWAALHRLGLGGQHTIAIFGQGPVGLSATQLAVTLGARVIAIDVGRERLEAARKFGADATVNPSQTDDVVGAIRELTHGPGADVSLDASSSPVARAQAVRCVRTWGKACFVGEGGDVTLDVSPDLLRRQVTLIGSWTFSITGQAECARFIADRNIDVDALFTDRWRLADAEHAYEVFDTQTKGKGVFVDFA; the protein is encoded by the coding sequence ATGCGAGGCGTCGTTTTTACCGGAGATCGCAACCTAGAGCTCCGCACTTTTCCCGATCCCGCACCAGGACCCGGCGAGGTCGTCATTGAGCTCAAGGCATCCGGGATGTGCGGCAGCGATTTGAAGGTCTACCGTCACTCGAAAAGCGCGGGCGGGGACTTAGCGTTCGGATTCGCGGATCCCGGAGAGATCATCGCGGGACATGAACCGTGCGGCATCGTGGCGGCTGTCGGCGCCGACGTCACGGAAAAGCAAGCCCGCATTGGGGCTCGCGTGATGCAATTTCATTATGCCGGCTGCGGTTTCTGCGCGCAGTGCCGTTCGGGCTGGGGACAGCTATGCCTCGAAGGCGTGAAAACGATCTTCGGTGTTACGGGGAACGGCGCGCACGCAAAATATCTCAAGTGCCCTGCAAATACGCTTGTGCATCTGCCGGACGAGCTTTCGTTTGAAACCGGTGCTGCGATCTCGTGCGGCACGGGCACGGCGTGGGCGGCGCTGCACCGCCTAGGACTCGGCGGCCAGCACACGATCGCAATTTTCGGACAAGGTCCCGTCGGTTTGTCCGCAACGCAGCTCGCGGTTACACTTGGGGCGCGCGTCATCGCCATCGATGTTGGACGCGAACGCCTCGAAGCTGCCCGCAAGTTCGGCGCCGATGCGACGGTTAATCCGTCGCAAACCGATGACGTCGTCGGCGCGATTCGCGAGCTGACACATGGTCCGGGAGCCGATGTCTCGCTCGACGCGTCGTCGTCGCCTGTGGCGCGCGCGCAAGCCGTGCGGTGCGTGCGAACCTGGGGAAAAGCGTGCTTCGTCGGGGAGGGCGGCGACGTTACGCTCGACGTGAGCCCCGATCTGCTTCGGCGTCAGGTGACGCTGATCGGATCGTGGACTTTCTCGATTACCGGCCAAGCCGAATGCGCACGCTTCATCGCCGACCGAAACATTGATGTCGACGCACTGTTCACCGATCGCTGGCGTCTCGCTGATGCAGAACACGCGTACGAGGTCTTCGACACACAAACGAAGGGCAAAGGCGTCTTCGTCGACTTTGCTTAG
- a CDS encoding ABATE domain-containing protein, with product MTPAALQRLANAKFRFTYGSNALNLAVTLRRRASEPVELLVTPEDASRWLNAAGLFEEPVRIRESELLELRELRDAIYCIGHAASEQRPPSASDLRLLNQAARRSEALPQLGDDWSVRTLRAGAFNTAIATLARDAIAIFGSDSERSLLRTCEQSDCGGLFLDRSRGERRRWCSMARCGNRAKVAAFRKRQKEERS from the coding sequence ATGACTCCGGCCGCCCTTCAGCGCCTCGCGAATGCCAAGTTCCGGTTCACATACGGTTCGAACGCTCTGAATCTCGCGGTGACCCTGCGGCGGCGCGCGTCCGAGCCCGTTGAGTTACTGGTCACGCCGGAAGACGCCAGCCGTTGGCTGAACGCCGCGGGGCTCTTCGAAGAGCCGGTTCGAATTCGCGAGAGCGAGCTGCTCGAGCTTCGCGAACTGCGCGACGCTATCTATTGCATCGGCCACGCCGCATCGGAGCAACGCCCACCATCAGCGAGCGATCTTCGACTTCTCAATCAAGCCGCGCGCCGCAGCGAAGCGCTTCCGCAGCTCGGCGACGACTGGTCGGTGCGTACCTTGCGCGCGGGCGCGTTCAATACAGCCATTGCGACGCTCGCGCGCGACGCAATTGCGATTTTCGGCAGCGACTCTGAACGATCGCTTCTTCGCACGTGCGAGCAATCCGATTGCGGAGGCCTTTTTCTCGATCGCTCGCGAGGCGAACGCCGCCGCTGGTGTTCGATGGCGCGTTGCGGTAACCGCGCTAAAGTTGCCGCATTCCGTAAACGTCAAAAGGAAGAAAGATCGTGA
- a CDS encoding GNAT family N-acetyltransferase, whose amino-acid sequence MWAVALKSTGALVGQCGLNPVEGKGPEVEVAYHFGSAAWNNGYATEAVAAVLDYVFRSEMLDSVIAIVMPENIGSRRVAEKSGMRPAGTGTYYGISDFKT is encoded by the coding sequence ATGTGGGCAGTCGCGCTGAAGTCAACCGGCGCGCTTGTCGGACAATGTGGGTTGAATCCGGTTGAAGGCAAAGGACCGGAAGTCGAGGTGGCTTATCATTTCGGCTCAGCTGCATGGAACAACGGATACGCAACTGAAGCGGTGGCTGCCGTTCTCGACTATGTGTTTAGGTCCGAGATGCTCGACAGTGTAATCGCGATCGTTATGCCGGAAAATATCGGATCGCGACGCGTCGCCGAAAAGTCCGGCATGCGACCCGCAGGCACCGGAACGTATTACGGCATCTCGGATTTCAAGACATGA
- a CDS encoding GntR family transcriptional regulator yields the protein MMPQVAAGAIRYRTVADELERRIASGELRPGERMSGENELARVFRVSRVTIRTALALLEKKELIVRRAGAGTFVAMPRLHHDPTILESMFAQFTKAGIASSAELLEYQWTSVDAQTARTLGFSEAMRLSRLWSVGKTPIAFTFAYLHPATRSISHEQAEQNPGYMLLESVGHRVDRAHLKLRAERADRKIAQALHIEVHAPVLVLERTSYSDANEALEHTECFMRSDAIDFVLTVRDGASVSASFEQSGSARHNGAQHN from the coding sequence ATGATGCCACAGGTCGCGGCCGGAGCTATTCGCTATCGCACGGTCGCTGATGAGCTCGAGCGCCGGATCGCTTCGGGCGAACTGCGCCCCGGCGAACGCATGTCGGGCGAGAACGAGCTTGCGCGCGTATTCCGTGTCAGCCGCGTAACGATCCGGACGGCGCTCGCCCTGCTCGAGAAAAAAGAGCTTATCGTGCGGCGCGCCGGTGCGGGCACATTCGTCGCGATGCCACGCCTCCATCACGATCCCACGATTCTCGAGAGCATGTTTGCGCAGTTCACAAAGGCCGGCATTGCATCGTCGGCGGAGTTGCTCGAATATCAGTGGACGTCCGTTGATGCGCAGACTGCGCGTACACTCGGCTTTTCCGAAGCAATGCGCTTGAGCCGGCTCTGGTCGGTCGGCAAAACGCCCATAGCTTTCACGTTCGCATATCTGCACCCGGCGACGCGCTCGATCTCGCATGAGCAAGCGGAGCAAAATCCGGGATACATGCTCTTGGAATCAGTCGGTCATCGCGTCGACCGCGCGCATCTCAAACTGCGCGCAGAACGCGCCGACCGCAAGATCGCGCAGGCGCTCCACATCGAAGTACACGCACCCGTTCTGGTGCTCGAACGCACCAGCTATTCGGATGCCAATGAGGCGCTCGAGCACACGGAATGTTTTATGCGCTCGGATGCAATCGATTTCGTGCTGACCGTGCGGGATGGCGCATCGGTCTCGGCGTCTTTCGAACAATCGGGAAGCGCGCGCCACAACGGGGCCCAGCACAACTAG